The genomic stretch TAGAGAGGTCAAGAAACAATGTAAATTATGGAGGGGCCTTGTTTTTAGGGCATGGAAAAAAAGTGTTCATCACTCTGATGCAATATCCATAATTCTGTATGTCTTACATTCCAACATAAATCTAATTTCCAATTTTGATCTTTCTAAGGACGATATTGAGAAGAGTCGCACGACAGTTTATGAGACTATATAGCTACATTGGATCTCGTATTCTGCTAAAGGGTATAGGCGGAAGTTGTTGAGGTATTGTGTTGGTTCTTGGTAATTTCTTCCATTAAAATCCGATTAAAATAGATTTTATTCGAGTGTGGACAATTAGCTAATCTTGATGAGGATTTCTTGAATAATACAGTAGAGTTAATCTGTGACACCGTATATGAGTTGGCTGAAAACCGGCCAAAACAGTGTAGtgttaaacaaacaaacaaacaaaatagtTTAGCATCTTAACAACCTGGATAATAATGGAAATGTATGATTACCGTACCGCAAGAGTCGTGTCTCCATGTTATTATCTAACAGGGGAGCAAGGCAATCTTCTGACACAGTTTTAATGCTGACGGATTCGTCATAATAGTGTTTTAACAATCAAGTTGACAGGCAAAGGGAATAAGAAAGTTGGGGTCGCGACCCCATTTACGATACAAAATAAGAATCGTTACCTTGACTAGATAATATCTAAGCGAAACTTGACATGTATGTAAACCTTACGAGTTACAAGCTTCCGATTCTTAGTTTTTCTACCATGCTTTGGATGTCCTCTTCCTCTTTCTTTGGCTTTTCTTGCTTTTTCACGGTTTTACGTGAGGAAACCGCATTCCAAGGACCAAATTCATATGTACCCTCCTCAAAGGGACCCTTTTCACAGTTCCTTACTCCGTGTCCTAGCACCCCGCAACCATAACAAAAGGTCGGTAATCTCTCGTATTTGACAGGAAATTTTGATACACACTCTCCATTCATCCTAATAGCAATGTCTTTTTTCAAAGGCACCCGAACATCATGTAAAACTCGAATCCTCATTGCTAGTTCCGGATATAAAGACGAGTCCAATTCCAAAAACCCACCGAGAACATTCCCAATTTGCCTAGCATTTTCAATGTTGGAGCGTCCCTGCAAAGGAAGGTCGAAGATACGTACCCAGTGAGGAACGTGTACAAGTGAAACCTCAGACACCTTCCCATTAGGATTTGGTTCGTTAAAACACCAAACAAACCCGTCAAAATGCCATGGTTGACCCTCAAGAACTCTCTCCTTATCGCATTTTTCCTCGAATTGAAACACAAAAATCTTCGCCTGAACATCCACAACTTTACCCACTACACTGTCTTTCGTACTCCATAACCCGCACATTGTATTGATGGCCGCCTTAACATTTACGCGTTTTGAAGACCATAGCTTTCCGACGAGGAGAAGGCTAGTTCTCTTTTGTTCGTTTTCGTTCGATTGACTGTTCCATTCAATTACTTCATCTCCGGCCATGAATGCACCATGTGATTTACGCAGCATTCTGTTATTTATTCGATATTATTCGCCGCCCGTACGTAGTTGATCCTTGATGAGTGAACAAAAATTGCAGTGATACTCTTGGAGATTTTGATTAAGCCAACAGAAACCCTAACCCTGGTAAAAactagtcaaatttgttttggaAAGAATATTTGTAGCGCGGCTGATATGATTTCTGTCAAGTCTGGCCCTGTTCGGTAAACGGTCGTCCGTTAGATGAAAATAGTAGATCCGGCCTAAATAGTAAATGACATATTGTGAAAATATACGGGCCGAAATCTACTATCTATTCAATTTATTATA from Silene latifolia isolate original U9 population chromosome 5, ASM4854445v1, whole genome shotgun sequence encodes the following:
- the LOC141655258 gene encoding uncharacterized protein LOC141655258, with the translated sequence MLRKSHGAFMAGDEVIEWNSQSNENEQKRTSLLLVGKLWSSKRVNVKAAINTMCGLWSTKDSVVGKVVDVQAKIFVFQFEEKCDKERVLEGQPWHFDGFVWCFNEPNPNGKVSEVSLVHVPHWVRIFDLPLQGRSNIENARQIGNVLGGFLELDSSLYPELAMRIRVLHDVRVPLKKDIAIRMNGECVSKFPVKYERLPTFCYGCGVLGHGVRNCEKGPFEEGTYEFGPWNAVSSRKTVKKQEKPKKEEEDIQSMVEKLRIGSL